In Agromyces archimandritae, one genomic interval encodes:
- a CDS encoding FAD-binding monooxygenase, whose amino-acid sequence MQFHHYGYVSEDPNVQPAAGVGLNRSPELPDEMDVLIVGAGPAGVIAAAQLAQFPNIDTRIIDRRDGRLPIGQADGIQARSVETFQAFGFAERIIAEAYRITEMAFWKPDTDHPENIVRTARPADDPSGVSEFPHLIVNQARVLDYYSEVAANGPARLTTDWGWNFVSLEIGEGEYPVAVTLERTAGEDAGTPAGTRRTVHAKYVIGADGAHSGVRDSIGAKHIGGVSQHAWGVMDVLANTDFPDIRTKCAIQSHDGGSILHIPREGGYLFRMYVDLGEVAPDDNGAVRKTSIDEIIARANQIMHPYTVDVKNVAWSSVYEVGHRVTDRFDDVPVDAAGTRTPHVFITGDACHTHSAKAGQGMNVSMQDGWNIAWKLAHVLDGRAPESLLSTYSAERQVVAQNLIDFDREWSTLMAKRPEEFENPSELEDFYVRTAEFPAGFMTEYTPSMIVSGEAEQALATGFPLGKRFKSAPVVRVGDANPVHLGHHHRADGRWRVYAFADAPVAGAPSKLGAWADWMLTSPESPLAAHTPEGADLDSVFDVKVVYQQQHPEVDLGAVPAVFLPKVGPFQITDYEKVYATSPEEDIFESRGISREGAVVVVRPDQYVAHVLPLTATAELAAFFEGALLPRRAAVGA is encoded by the coding sequence GTGCAGTTCCACCACTACGGCTACGTGTCCGAAGACCCGAACGTCCAGCCCGCAGCGGGCGTCGGCCTGAACCGTTCGCCCGAGCTGCCCGACGAGATGGACGTCCTCATCGTCGGGGCCGGCCCCGCCGGCGTGATCGCCGCCGCCCAGCTCGCGCAGTTCCCGAACATCGACACCCGGATCATCGACCGCCGCGACGGCCGCCTGCCGATCGGGCAGGCCGACGGCATCCAGGCGCGAAGCGTCGAAACCTTCCAGGCCTTCGGCTTCGCCGAACGCATCATCGCCGAGGCCTACCGCATCACCGAGATGGCGTTCTGGAAGCCCGACACCGACCACCCCGAGAACATCGTGCGCACCGCCCGGCCCGCCGACGACCCCTCCGGCGTCAGCGAGTTCCCGCACCTCATCGTCAACCAGGCCCGCGTGCTCGACTACTACAGCGAGGTCGCCGCGAACGGCCCGGCCCGCCTCACGACCGACTGGGGCTGGAACTTCGTCTCCCTCGAGATCGGCGAAGGCGAATACCCCGTCGCCGTCACCCTCGAGCGCACCGCCGGCGAAGACGCCGGCACCCCCGCCGGCACCCGCCGCACCGTGCACGCCAAGTACGTCATCGGCGCCGACGGAGCCCACTCCGGCGTCCGCGACTCCATCGGCGCCAAGCACATCGGCGGCGTCTCGCAGCACGCCTGGGGCGTCATGGACGTGCTCGCCAACACCGACTTCCCCGACATTCGCACCAAGTGCGCCATCCAGTCGCACGACGGCGGCAGCATCCTGCACATCCCCCGCGAGGGCGGCTACCTCTTCCGCATGTACGTCGACCTCGGCGAGGTCGCCCCCGACGACAACGGGGCCGTGCGCAAGACCTCCATCGACGAGATCATCGCCCGCGCCAACCAGATCATGCACCCCTACACGGTCGATGTGAAGAACGTCGCCTGGTCGAGCGTCTACGAGGTCGGCCACCGCGTCACCGACCGCTTCGACGACGTGCCGGTGGATGCCGCGGGCACCCGCACCCCGCATGTCTTCATCACCGGCGACGCCTGCCACACCCACAGCGCCAAGGCCGGCCAGGGCATGAACGTCTCGATGCAGGACGGCTGGAACATCGCCTGGAAGCTCGCGCACGTGCTCGACGGCCGCGCCCCCGAGTCGCTGCTGTCGACCTACTCCGCCGAGCGCCAGGTCGTCGCGCAGAACCTCATCGACTTCGACCGCGAATGGTCGACCCTCATGGCCAAGCGCCCCGAGGAGTTCGAGAACCCCTCCGAGCTCGAGGACTTCTACGTGCGCACGGCCGAGTTCCCCGCCGGCTTCATGACCGAGTACACGCCGTCGATGATCGTCTCGGGCGAGGCCGAGCAGGCCCTCGCGACCGGCTTCCCCCTCGGCAAGCGCTTCAAGTCGGCCCCCGTCGTCCGCGTCGGCGACGCCAACCCCGTCCACCTCGGCCACCACCACCGCGCCGACGGCCGCTGGCGCGTCTACGCCTTCGCCGACGCCCCCGTGGCCGGCGCGCCGTCGAAGCTCGGCGCATGGGCCGACTGGATGCTCACCTCCCCCGAGTCGCCGCTGGCCGCCCACACCCCCGAGGGCGCCGACCTCGACAGCGTCTTCGACGTCAAGGTCGTCTACCAGCAGCAGCACCCCGAGGTCGACCTCGGCGCCGTGCCGGCGGTGTTCCTGCCGAAGGTCGGGCCGTTCCAGATCACCGACTACGAGAAGGTCTACGCGACCTCCCCCGAGGAGGACATCTTCGAGTCCCGCGGCATCTCGCGCGAGGGAGCCGTCGTCGTCGTCCGCCCCGACCAGTACGTCGCGCACGTGCTGCCGCTGACCGCGACCGCCGAACTGGCCGCCTTCTTCGAGGGCGCCCTGCTGCCGCGCCGCGCCGCCGTGGGCGCATAG
- a CDS encoding IclR family transcriptional regulator, with protein MTASTAGTAGSQTLSRGIRILEVLAASERDLTIDELAVALGVHRSVAYRLLRTLESHGLVIRDAAGRVALGTGLAALAAGVARDLQQIALPELNEVADELGMTCLIAVLADPEEAVTLVSAAPRRSMAVVSYRPGHRHPITRGGPGKAILQALPDAAWPDSVPDAVRAEIDTARARGYAVSHDEVVSSLRSVAVPLTLPGQLPASIAVIHVSLPAPEAEIAARLTAAADAIARAYGA; from the coding sequence ATGACGGCATCCACTGCGGGAACCGCGGGCTCGCAGACGCTCTCGCGCGGCATCCGCATCCTCGAAGTCCTCGCCGCCTCGGAACGCGACCTCACGATCGACGAACTCGCCGTCGCACTCGGCGTGCACCGCTCGGTCGCCTATCGGCTGCTGCGCACACTCGAGTCGCACGGCCTCGTCATCCGCGACGCGGCCGGGCGCGTCGCCCTCGGCACCGGCCTGGCCGCGCTCGCCGCCGGCGTCGCCCGCGATCTGCAGCAGATCGCGCTGCCCGAGCTCAACGAGGTCGCCGACGAACTCGGGATGACCTGCCTCATCGCCGTCCTCGCCGACCCCGAAGAGGCGGTTACGCTCGTCAGCGCGGCGCCCCGCCGCTCGATGGCGGTCGTCTCGTATCGGCCGGGGCACCGGCACCCGATCACGCGCGGCGGGCCGGGCAAGGCCATCCTGCAGGCGCTGCCGGATGCGGCGTGGCCGGACTCGGTTCCGGATGCCGTGCGCGCGGAGATCGACACCGCGCGCGCCCGCGGCTACGCCGTCAGCCACGACGAGGTCGTGTCGTCGCTGCGCTCCGTCGCGGTGCCGCTGACGCTTCCGGGGCAGCTGCCGGCATCCATCGCGGTCATCCACGTGTCGCTGCCCGCGCCCGAGGCCGAGATCGCCGCCCGCCTCACCGCCGCCGCCGACGCGATCGCCCGCGCCTACGGCGCCTGA
- a CDS encoding S9 family peptidase: MPTPPATAKKPTERIHHGDVFVDDYEWLREKDDPEVLAHLHEENAYTQAKTEHLAVLREQIFEEIKARTKETDLSVPSREGEWWYYTRTVEGLQYGIHCRVPAGGPDEWEPPALPEDGSALPGEQVLLDDNAEAEGHEFYSLGSFDISDDGTMLLYAVDTAGDERYTIRLRAVDGSGREFADEIPGTAGGAFFAPGGRYLFYSTVDDSWRPDTVWRHEVGADPAGDTVVFHEPDEHFWLGAGLTRSRRYLLIEAGSSITSETRILDAADPTGQFRVVWPREEGVEYDVEHLVTADGHDRLLIVHNGGGAVNFELVSVDADDPQGARRVVIPHSPMIRLEGVDAFAGFVAVQYRREGLPRVAVAALPAAGAVVEGRRLDDTPHELRFDEELVAVGLAGNPAWEQPSLRLSYMSFVTPPTVYDYLVATGELRLRKRREVLGGYDPADYEQRRAWATADDGARIPISLVYRRDLVTPGTPAPMLLYGYGSYEHSLDPLFSAGHLSFLDRGMVFAVAHVRGGGEMGRLWYEHGKKLDKRNTFTDFIACARQLIDDDWTAPDRLVAQGGSAGGLLMGAVANMAPGLFSGIVAQVPFVDALTSILDPELPLTVIEWDEWGDPLHDPEVYAYMKSYTPYENVHETTYPPILAVTSLNDTRVLYVEPAKWVAKLREVGADPLLKIEMNAGHGGVSGRYSAWREAAFSMAWAVDAAGARPSGE; this comes from the coding sequence GTGCCAACACCGCCTGCGACCGCGAAGAAGCCCACCGAACGCATCCACCACGGCGACGTCTTCGTCGACGACTACGAGTGGCTCCGCGAGAAGGATGACCCCGAGGTGCTCGCGCATCTGCATGAGGAGAACGCGTACACGCAGGCGAAGACGGAGCATCTGGCGGTGCTGCGGGAGCAGATCTTCGAGGAGATCAAGGCGCGCACGAAGGAGACGGACCTGTCCGTGCCGTCGCGGGAGGGCGAGTGGTGGTATTACACGCGCACCGTGGAGGGGCTGCAGTACGGCATCCACTGCCGCGTGCCGGCCGGCGGCCCGGATGAGTGGGAGCCGCCCGCCCTGCCCGAGGACGGTTCGGCGCTGCCGGGCGAGCAGGTCCTGCTCGACGACAATGCCGAGGCGGAGGGGCACGAGTTCTATTCGCTCGGCAGCTTCGACATCAGCGACGACGGCACGATGCTGCTGTACGCGGTCGACACGGCCGGCGACGAGCGGTACACGATCCGTCTGCGCGCCGTCGACGGCTCGGGGCGCGAGTTCGCCGACGAGATCCCGGGCACGGCGGGCGGCGCGTTCTTCGCCCCCGGCGGGCGGTACCTGTTCTATTCGACGGTGGATGACTCGTGGCGACCCGACACGGTGTGGCGGCACGAGGTGGGTGCGGATCCGGCCGGCGACACGGTCGTCTTCCACGAACCCGACGAGCATTTCTGGCTGGGCGCGGGCCTGACCCGCAGCCGCCGTTACCTGCTCATCGAGGCCGGCTCGAGCATCACGAGCGAGACCCGCATCCTGGACGCCGCCGATCCCACGGGGCAGTTCCGCGTCGTCTGGCCGCGGGAGGAGGGCGTCGAGTACGACGTCGAGCATCTCGTCACCGCCGACGGGCACGACCGTCTGCTGATCGTGCACAACGGCGGCGGGGCGGTCAACTTCGAGCTGGTGAGCGTCGACGCCGACGACCCGCAGGGGGCGCGGCGGGTCGTGATCCCGCATTCGCCGATGATCCGCCTCGAGGGGGTGGATGCGTTCGCCGGCTTCGTCGCCGTCCAGTACCGTCGCGAGGGCCTGCCGCGCGTCGCGGTCGCCGCGCTGCCCGCGGCCGGTGCGGTCGTCGAGGGCCGCCGCCTGGACGACACCCCGCACGAGCTCCGCTTCGACGAGGAGCTCGTCGCGGTAGGCCTGGCCGGCAACCCGGCCTGGGAGCAGCCGTCGCTCCGCCTCTCCTACATGAGCTTCGTCACGCCGCCGACCGTGTACGACTACCTGGTCGCCACCGGCGAGCTGCGCCTGCGGAAGCGTCGCGAGGTGCTCGGCGGTTACGATCCCGCCGACTACGAGCAGCGGCGCGCATGGGCCACCGCCGACGACGGCGCCCGCATCCCGATCTCCCTCGTCTACCGCCGCGACCTCGTCACGCCCGGCACGCCGGCGCCGATGCTGCTCTACGGCTACGGCTCCTACGAGCACTCCCTCGACCCGCTGTTCAGCGCCGGGCATCTGTCGTTCCTCGACCGCGGCATGGTGTTCGCCGTCGCGCACGTCCGCGGCGGCGGCGAGATGGGCCGCCTCTGGTACGAGCACGGCAAGAAGCTCGACAAACGCAACACCTTCACCGACTTCATCGCCTGCGCCCGGCAGCTGATCGACGACGACTGGACGGCCCCGGACCGCCTCGTCGCCCAGGGTGGCAGCGCCGGAGGCCTGCTCATGGGGGCGGTGGCGAACATGGCGCCGGGCCTGTTCAGCGGCATCGTCGCGCAGGTGCCGTTCGTGGATGCGCTCACCTCGATCCTCGATCCGGAGCTGCCGCTCACGGTCATCGAGTGGGACGAGTGGGGCGACCCGCTGCACGACCCCGAGGTCTACGCCTACATGAAGTCGTACACTCCGTACGAGAACGTGCACGAGACGACGTACCCGCCCATCCTCGCCGTCACCTCGCTGAACGACACCCGCGTCCTCTACGTCGAACCGGCGAAGTGGGTCGCGAAGCTCCGCGAGGTCGGCGCCGACCCGCTGCTGAAGATCGAGATGAACGCCGGCCACGGCGGCGTCTCGGGGCGCTACTCGGCATGGCGCGAGGCCGCGTTCTCGATGGCGTGGGCGGTGGATGCCGCCGGCGCACGGCCCAGCGGCGAATAG
- a CDS encoding MFS transporter produces the protein MPEPDPADPQRGGVSAGQASVPDSAAPAAAAPAASTPDTDAPRAPAPRPKRTRLTRGDAVRLGALSLLEVVAWGILYYAMIVAAPEVARETGWPVLAVTSAFSAGLVASAIAGIPVGRMLDARGPRTVMTAGTALGVAGVVGVALAPNLWVFLAAWIVCGLAQSTLLYQAVFTVVIRRHGAGTQLPLTVLTLAGGLASTVFAPIVAALLGGLDWRATFLVLAGILAVVALPVTWFSLERRWPERRAAASTPEPADPVRAVLRTRRFWMLEITMLGIVAASFSATLAAVPLYMEKGFGFELAALALGLIGAGQVVGRLLFLVVPRRVAPWMPLAIVAVVTAVCLGLLAVVPGPPWLLVAIGMLAGAVRGAQTLVQASAVADRWGTRSYGAINGVFAAPVTIMMALAPAIGPAVAGGVGGYAAMTAIMAGVALVAAFTARAS, from the coding sequence ATGCCCGAGCCCGACCCCGCCGACCCGCAGCGCGGGGGCGTGTCGGCAGGGCAAGCATCCGTCCCGGATTCCGCGGCACCCGCGGCCGCAGCGCCCGCGGCATCCACACCCGACACCGACGCACCTCGCGCACCAGCACCCCGCCCGAAGCGCACGCGCCTCACGCGCGGCGACGCCGTGCGGCTGGGGGCGCTGTCGCTGCTCGAGGTCGTCGCGTGGGGCATCCTCTATTACGCGATGATCGTCGCCGCGCCCGAGGTGGCGCGCGAGACGGGCTGGCCGGTGCTCGCGGTGACGTCGGCGTTCTCGGCCGGGCTGGTCGCGTCGGCGATCGCCGGCATCCCGGTGGGGCGGATGCTGGATGCGCGCGGCCCCCGCACGGTCATGACGGCGGGCACCGCGCTCGGCGTCGCCGGCGTCGTCGGGGTCGCGCTCGCGCCGAACCTGTGGGTGTTCCTCGCGGCGTGGATCGTGTGCGGGCTCGCGCAGTCGACGCTGCTGTACCAGGCGGTGTTCACGGTCGTCATCCGCCGGCACGGGGCGGGCACGCAACTGCCGCTGACGGTGCTGACGCTCGCGGGCGGGCTCGCCTCGACGGTGTTCGCGCCGATCGTCGCGGCGCTCCTCGGCGGCCTCGACTGGCGGGCGACGTTCCTCGTGCTCGCCGGAATCCTCGCCGTCGTCGCGCTGCCGGTGACCTGGTTCTCGCTCGAGCGGCGCTGGCCGGAGCGGCGCGCCGCGGCATCCACCCCCGAACCCGCAGACCCGGTGCGCGCCGTGCTTCGCACCCGCCGGTTCTGGATGCTCGAGATCACGATGCTCGGCATCGTCGCCGCATCGTTCAGTGCGACGCTCGCGGCCGTGCCGCTGTACATGGAGAAGGGCTTCGGCTTCGAGCTGGCCGCCCTCGCGCTCGGGCTCATCGGGGCCGGGCAGGTCGTCGGGCGGTTGCTGTTCCTCGTCGTGCCGCGACGCGTCGCCCCGTGGATGCCGCTCGCGATCGTCGCCGTCGTCACCGCCGTGTGCCTCGGCCTCCTCGCGGTCGTGCCGGGGCCGCCGTGGCTGCTCGTCGCGATCGGGATGCTGGCCGGTGCCGTGCGCGGAGCGCAGACCCTCGTGCAGGCCTCCGCCGTCGCCGACCGGTGGGGAACCCGCAGCTACGGTGCGATCAACGGTGTCTTCGCGGCGCCCGTGACGATCATGATGGCGCTCGCCCCCGCGATCGGCCCGGCCGTCGCCGGCGGCGTCGGCGGCTATGCGGCGATGACCGCGATCATGGCCGGCGTCGCGCTCGTCGCGGCGTTCACGGCGCGCGCGAGCTGA
- a CDS encoding DUF4180 domain-containing protein encodes MNVTTRHGATVLTLAADGPAIDSAGQANDLIGDAWSATADTVVVPASRLGTAFFDLSTRVAGEITQKLVNYRIRFVVLGDVTAERARSDAFDAYVWESNRGTQIWFLPDTAALDARLAAAAR; translated from the coding sequence ATGAACGTCACCACTCGCCACGGCGCCACCGTGCTCACGCTCGCAGCCGACGGGCCGGCGATCGACTCGGCCGGTCAGGCGAACGACCTCATCGGCGACGCCTGGTCGGCGACGGCCGACACCGTGGTCGTGCCGGCATCCCGCCTCGGCACAGCATTCTTCGACCTCTCGACCCGGGTCGCCGGCGAGATCACGCAGAAGCTCGTGAACTACCGCATCCGCTTCGTCGTCCTCGGCGATGTGACCGCCGAACGCGCCCGCAGTGACGCCTTCGACGCCTACGTGTGGGAATCGAACCGCGGCACCCAGATCTGGTTCCTCCCCGACACCGCCGCCCTCGACGCCCGCCTCGCCGCCGCCGCGCGCTGA
- a CDS encoding CoA-acylating methylmalonate-semialdehyde dehydrogenase, with protein MTDTATAPAEQAAAGLTVIPHVIGGSRVDAGERRAPVFNPATGQQSGEVVLADPARVDAAVQSAAAAQRAWRATGLVKRQQIMFRLREVIQSRREELARIITAEHGKTVDDALGEVARGLENVEFCAGLMHHLKGEYSEQVSSGVDVHQVRQPLGVVACITPFNFPAMVPLWMVTTAIAAGNAVILKPSERDPSAAVWLAEAFLEAGVPDGILNVVHGDKTAVDAILDHPTVKSVSFVGSTPIAKYIYTRAAEQGKRVQALGGAKNHMVVMPDADLDAAADAAVSAAFGSAGERCMAVSVLVAVGDSADPVIEKIGSRMADLVIGDGTDPASEMGPLITDAALERVTGYVAGAAGEGATVVVDGREKHFDGGGFFIGPSLLDRVEPGMRVYDEEIFGPVLSVVRVPSYEDAVELINANRYANGVAVFTRDGATARSFEFDIEVGMVGVNVPIPVPVGAFSFGGWKDSLFGDTHMYGPEAFNFFTRRKVVTSRWPEPTESQVDLGFPTHH; from the coding sequence ATGACCGATACCGCCACCGCCCCGGCCGAGCAAGCCGCCGCAGGCCTCACCGTCATCCCGCACGTCATCGGCGGTTCACGCGTCGACGCCGGCGAACGCCGCGCGCCCGTCTTCAACCCCGCGACCGGGCAGCAGTCCGGCGAGGTCGTGCTCGCCGACCCGGCCCGAGTGGATGCCGCCGTGCAGTCCGCGGCGGCCGCGCAGCGCGCCTGGCGCGCGACCGGGCTCGTCAAGCGCCAGCAGATCATGTTCCGCCTGCGCGAGGTGATCCAGTCGCGGCGGGAGGAGCTCGCCCGCATCATCACCGCCGAGCACGGCAAAACCGTCGACGACGCGCTCGGCGAGGTCGCCCGCGGCCTGGAGAACGTCGAGTTCTGCGCCGGCCTCATGCACCACCTGAAGGGCGAATACTCCGAGCAGGTCTCCAGCGGCGTCGACGTGCACCAGGTGCGCCAGCCGCTCGGCGTGGTCGCCTGCATCACGCCGTTCAACTTCCCCGCGATGGTGCCGCTGTGGATGGTGACGACGGCGATCGCCGCCGGGAACGCCGTCATCCTGAAGCCCTCGGAACGCGACCCCTCGGCCGCCGTGTGGCTTGCCGAGGCGTTCCTCGAAGCGGGTGTGCCGGACGGCATCCTGAACGTCGTCCACGGCGACAAGACCGCCGTCGACGCGATCCTCGACCACCCGACGGTCAAGTCGGTCTCGTTCGTCGGATCCACCCCGATCGCGAAGTACATCTACACGCGCGCCGCCGAGCAGGGCAAGCGCGTCCAGGCTCTCGGCGGGGCGAAGAACCACATGGTCGTCATGCCCGACGCCGATCTCGACGCCGCCGCCGACGCCGCCGTGTCGGCCGCGTTCGGGTCGGCCGGGGAACGCTGCATGGCCGTCTCGGTGCTCGTCGCCGTCGGCGACAGCGCCGACCCCGTGATCGAGAAGATCGGCTCGCGGATGGCCGACCTCGTCATCGGCGACGGCACCGATCCGGCCAGCGAGATGGGCCCGCTCATCACCGACGCCGCCCTGGAACGCGTCACCGGATACGTCGCCGGAGCCGCCGGCGAAGGCGCCACCGTCGTCGTCGACGGTCGTGAGAAGCACTTCGACGGCGGCGGATTCTTCATCGGGCCTTCGCTGCTGGATCGCGTCGAACCCGGCATGCGCGTCTACGACGAGGAGATCTTCGGCCCGGTGCTCTCGGTCGTGCGCGTGCCCTCGTACGAAGACGCCGTCGAGCTCATCAACGCCAACCGGTACGCGAACGGCGTCGCCGTCTTCACCCGCGACGGCGCGACGGCCCGCTCCTTCGAGTTCGACATCGAGGTCGGCATGGTCGGCGTGAACGTGCCGATCCCCGTCCCCGTCGGGGCGTTCTCGTTCGGCGGCTGGAAGGACTCCCTCTTCGGCGACACCCACATGTACGGCCCCGAGGCGTTCAACTTCTTCACTCGCCGCAAGGTCGTCACCAGCCGCTGGCCCGAACCGACCGAGTCCCAGGTCGACCTCGGGTTCCCGACCCACCACTGA
- a CDS encoding NAD(P)-dependent oxidoreductase has translation MAKIAWIGLGNMGGPMTANLVGAGHEVVGYDLDEGAKAAAEAHGVRIAASTADAVADADAVFTSLPKGAHVRQVFEGDGGVWANAPKTALLMDCSTVDVETSRYCHEHSAELGFRFVDAPVSGGISGAAAGTLTFMLGGADADVAEARGYVEPMAGNIFAVGGPTMGIAAKLANNMMLFISLLAASEGSQLAASMGLDAKTFWDIARVSSGDSWAMRTWYPVPGIVDSSAANHDFDATFSTLLAQKDVSLALAAGDGAGLHLPAAHLALDQFEQLIEEGYGGKDCSLIVKYASADGTVAGFEPDPAPATAE, from the coding sequence ATGGCGAAGATCGCATGGATCGGGCTGGGCAACATGGGCGGCCCGATGACCGCGAACCTGGTGGGCGCCGGCCACGAGGTCGTCGGGTACGACCTCGACGAGGGCGCCAAGGCGGCCGCGGAGGCGCATGGGGTGCGGATCGCGGCATCCACCGCCGACGCCGTCGCCGACGCCGACGCCGTCTTCACGAGCCTGCCCAAGGGCGCCCACGTGCGCCAGGTGTTCGAAGGCGACGGCGGCGTCTGGGCCAACGCGCCCAAGACCGCCCTGCTCATGGACTGCTCGACGGTCGACGTCGAAACCTCCAGGTACTGCCACGAGCACTCGGCCGAACTCGGCTTCCGCTTCGTCGACGCCCCCGTCTCCGGCGGGATCTCGGGCGCCGCCGCCGGCACCCTCACCTTCATGCTCGGCGGCGCCGACGCCGACGTCGCCGAAGCCCGCGGCTACGTCGAGCCCATGGCCGGCAACATCTTCGCGGTCGGCGGCCCCACCATGGGCATCGCCGCCAAACTCGCGAACAACATGATGCTGTTCATCTCGCTGCTCGCCGCCTCCGAAGGCTCGCAACTGGCCGCATCCATGGGCCTCGACGCGAAGACGTTCTGGGACATCGCCCGCGTCTCCTCCGGCGACTCGTGGGCCATGCGCACCTGGTACCCCGTGCCCGGGATCGTCGACTCCTCGGCCGCGAACCACGACTTCGACGCCACCTTCTCGACCCTGCTCGCGCAGAAGGACGTCTCGCTCGCGCTCGCCGCAGGCGACGGCGCCGGCCTGCACCTGCCGGCCGCCCACCTCGCCCTCGACCAGTTCGAGCAGCTCATCGAAGAGGGCTACGGCGGCAAGGACTGTTCGCTCATCGTGAAGTACGCGAGCGCCGACGGCACCGTCGCCGGCTTCGAGCCCGACCCGGCCCCCGCGACCGCCGAGTGA
- a CDS encoding LysR family transcriptional regulator — protein sequence MPSRDPNPEWLMTFLAVARLGKYTAAAQVLGVNHSTVSRRIAALEDAMGGHVLTRTAAGWEATLLGQRALAVAERIETDLAGLVTDDDTGLGGLVRIAAPDAFTALHLVPAIAPLQETHPGLAFELISATQRVRQHRSGVDIEIAVGRPHVRKALATPLLEYMLALYAAPEYLERHGAPASIAGLAHHRVAYYIDSALQVDELDAAGARLPEPAPSIRSTSVFAHLAAAQAGAGIGLLPDFLAAADPRLVRVLPDEYEHTLAYWAVTREEALRNPAVAAAFRAIVEHRPA from the coding sequence GTGCCCTCACGCGACCCGAACCCGGAATGGCTCATGACCTTCCTCGCTGTCGCGCGCCTCGGCAAGTACACCGCGGCCGCGCAGGTGCTCGGCGTCAACCATTCGACGGTCTCGCGCCGCATCGCCGCCCTCGAGGACGCGATGGGCGGCCACGTCCTCACCCGCACCGCCGCCGGCTGGGAGGCGACGCTGCTCGGGCAGCGCGCCCTCGCCGTCGCCGAACGCATCGAGACCGATCTGGCCGGCCTCGTCACCGACGACGACACCGGTCTGGGGGGTCTCGTGCGCATCGCCGCACCCGACGCGTTCACCGCCCTGCACCTGGTGCCGGCGATCGCCCCGTTGCAGGAAACGCATCCGGGTCTCGCGTTCGAACTCATCAGCGCGACCCAGCGCGTTCGCCAGCACCGATCCGGGGTCGACATCGAGATCGCCGTCGGTCGCCCGCACGTGCGCAAGGCCCTCGCGACCCCGCTGCTGGAGTACATGCTCGCACTGTATGCCGCCCCGGAGTACCTCGAACGGCATGGCGCACCGGCATCCATCGCCGGCCTCGCCCACCACCGCGTCGCCTACTACATCGACTCGGCCCTGCAGGTCGACGAGCTCGACGCCGCCGGCGCGCGCCTGCCCGAACCGGCCCCGAGCATCCGCTCGACCTCGGTCTTCGCCCACCTCGCCGCCGCGCAGGCCGGCGCCGGCATCGGGCTGCTGCCCGACTTCCTCGCCGCAGCCGATCCACGCCTCGTGCGCGTGCTGCCCGACGAGTACGAGCACACCCTCGCCTACTGGGCCGTCACCCGCGAGGAGGCGCTGCGGAACCCCGCGGTCGCCGCCGCGTTCCGCGCCATCGTGGAGCACCGGCCGGCGTAG
- a CDS encoding type II toxin-antitoxin system VapC family toxin, with protein MLDTQLLLWAAYEPERLPDAARAHIEDEANAIWFSAASIWEVGIKQPMGRADFTVDARVLRRGLIETGYLELPITSEHAIEAAALPPLHRDPFDRMLVGQSRVEGVTLLSSDAMVAAYGSPVQQV; from the coding sequence TTGCTCGACACCCAGCTGCTGCTGTGGGCCGCCTACGAACCGGAACGGCTGCCGGATGCGGCACGGGCGCATATCGAGGACGAGGCGAACGCGATCTGGTTCAGCGCCGCGAGCATCTGGGAGGTCGGCATCAAGCAGCCGATGGGGCGCGCGGATTTCACGGTCGACGCGCGAGTGCTGCGGCGCGGCCTGATCGAGACCGGATACCTCGAACTGCCGATCACGAGCGAGCATGCGATCGAGGCGGCCGCACTTCCGCCGCTGCATCGCGACCCGTTCGACCGGATGCTCGTCGGGCAGTCCCGTGTCGAGGGCGTCACGCTGCTCAGCTCCGACGCGATGGTCGCCGCATACGGGTCGCCGGTGCAGCAGGTCTGA
- a CDS encoding type II toxin-antitoxin system Phd/YefM family antitoxin: MSARTVNIHEAKTTFSKLVEAARDGETIVIAKAGAPVAKLTRLGAPEHAVSRLGFLSGQATIPDDFDAWAADEIAAGFGMGPVA, encoded by the coding sequence ATGAGCGCACGCACGGTCAACATCCACGAGGCGAAGACGACCTTCTCGAAGCTCGTCGAAGCGGCCCGCGACGGTGAGACCATCGTGATCGCGAAGGCGGGCGCGCCGGTCGCGAAGCTGACCCGCCTCGGCGCACCCGAGCACGCCGTTTCCCGCCTCGGCTTCCTCAGCGGGCAGGCGACCATTCCCGACGACTTCGACGCCTGGGCCGCCGACGAGATCGCCGCCGGCTTCGGCATGGGCCCCGTCGCATGA